A single window of Qipengyuania sediminis DNA harbors:
- a CDS encoding acyl-CoA dehydrogenase family protein, whose product MASSADFTPATADQLLAIRVNAGIAELARSERFAAAEADLVEAVVEGAGAFAAGEFAPLNRIGDQQGARLENGQVLLPAGYAEAYAAYVAQGWNAVAGPADFGGQGLPFTLACNVLENLGTANMAFTLLPILSVGAIEALAHHGSAAQQALYLPKLVSGEWSGTMNLTEPQAGSDVGALRTTATPITDGPHAGRYSITGTKIFITWGDHELAENIIHLVLARLPGAPEGSRGISLFLVPKHHVNADGTLGPRNDVRPVSLEHKLGINASPTCVMSFGDNGQCMGELVGAEHRGLAAMFTMMNNARINVGNQGVQIGERATQQAFAYALGRVQGAREHAPAAIVDHPDVRRMLLRMKALTEGARALLYYTAGQVDRGTLGDEDAAMRAEVLVPLLKAWGTDIGVEVASLGVQVHGGMGFVEETGAAQHYRDARIAPIYEGTNGIQAADLVTRKLGLDGGGAVTALIADIAHAAVEEGALAALAADCSAIASWMRDKASVDDRLAGSVPFCTMLAVSVAGWQLLRQLRALGDAAPAAKRASVRFFLDRVVPEARGLAAGAMAGAAPLYAPSAAELAR is encoded by the coding sequence ATGGCGTCGAGTGCAGACTTCACCCCCGCGACCGCTGACCAGCTGCTGGCGATCCGCGTCAATGCCGGGATCGCGGAGCTGGCGCGAAGCGAGCGCTTCGCCGCCGCCGAAGCGGACCTGGTCGAAGCGGTGGTGGAGGGGGCGGGGGCCTTCGCCGCCGGTGAATTCGCGCCTCTCAACCGCATTGGCGACCAGCAGGGCGCACGGCTTGAGAACGGCCAGGTGCTGCTTCCGGCGGGGTATGCCGAAGCCTATGCGGCCTATGTTGCCCAAGGCTGGAATGCAGTGGCGGGTCCGGCCGATTTCGGCGGGCAGGGCCTACCCTTTACGCTTGCGTGCAATGTGCTTGAGAATCTTGGTACGGCGAACATGGCCTTCACGCTGCTGCCGATCCTGTCGGTAGGCGCGATCGAAGCCCTCGCGCATCACGGCAGCGCGGCACAACAGGCGCTTTATCTGCCCAAGCTCGTCAGCGGCGAGTGGTCGGGCACGATGAATCTGACCGAACCTCAGGCGGGGAGCGATGTGGGGGCGCTGCGCACCACGGCGACACCGATCACCGATGGCCCGCACGCCGGCCGTTACAGCATCACCGGCACCAAGATCTTCATCACCTGGGGAGATCACGAGCTTGCCGAGAACATCATCCACCTCGTGCTCGCGCGTCTGCCCGGCGCGCCGGAAGGCAGCCGGGGCATTTCACTTTTTCTCGTCCCCAAGCATCATGTGAATGCCGACGGTACGCTTGGTCCGCGCAACGATGTGCGGCCCGTGAGCCTCGAGCATAAGCTGGGGATCAACGCCTCCCCCACCTGTGTCATGAGCTTCGGCGATAATGGCCAGTGCATGGGCGAGCTGGTCGGAGCAGAGCATCGCGGTTTGGCGGCCATGTTCACGATGATGAACAACGCGCGCATCAATGTCGGCAACCAAGGCGTGCAAATCGGCGAGCGCGCAACGCAGCAGGCGTTCGCCTATGCGCTGGGCCGGGTTCAAGGCGCGCGCGAACATGCTCCGGCGGCGATTGTCGATCATCCCGATGTGCGAAGGATGCTGCTGCGCATGAAAGCGCTGACCGAAGGGGCACGGGCGCTACTCTACTATACGGCCGGACAAGTCGATCGCGGTACGCTAGGCGATGAAGATGCCGCCATGCGTGCGGAAGTGCTGGTGCCGCTTCTCAAGGCCTGGGGCACGGATATCGGCGTGGAGGTCGCGAGCCTTGGCGTACAGGTCCACGGCGGCATGGGGTTCGTGGAGGAAACAGGCGCGGCACAGCATTACCGAGACGCGCGTATTGCGCCGATCTACGAAGGCACGAACGGCATTCAGGCAGCGGACCTCGTTACACGGAAGCTCGGCCTCGACGGCGGCGGCGCGGTCACCGCACTGATTGCAGACATCGCCCATGCGGCTGTGGAGGAAGGCGCTTTGGCGGCGCTCGCCGCGGACTGCAGCGCAATCGCTTCGTGGATGCGAGATAAGGCCTCTGTGGACGACCGGCTCGCCGGTAGTGTGCCATTCTGCACCATGCTCGCCGTCTCTGTGGCGGGGTGGCAGCTGCTCCGGCAGCTGCGTGCTCTTGGCGATGCGGCACCGGCAGCGAAGCGGGCGAGCGTCCGCTTCTTTCTCGACCGGGTCGTTCCGGAAGCACGCGGCCTGGCCGCCGGGGCCATGGCAGGAGCGGCCCCACTCTATGCCCCAAGCGCCGCGGAGCTCGCGCGTTAA
- a CDS encoding L-threonylcarbamoyladenylate synthase gives MAGKLLTQRLVADEEGIARAVGLLRGGGIVALPTETVYGLAARADSANAVARIFAAKGRPSFNPLIVHLAGLAEAERYAELPSVARALAAAHWPGPLTLVLPRRPGVALAPAISAGLPTIALRSPAHPIMRAVLKALGLPLAAPSANASGSVSPTSAAHVLSTLDGRIDAVLDAGPCSGGLESTIVAVRSDGRTEQLRPGPIEVGAINDLAATIEAPGQLARHYAPGKPVRLFAVAREAGEFLIGFGMVGGDVTLSASGDLSEAAARLYDCLHRGAAAPQPRIAVAPVPDQGLGRAINDRLRRAATHEGR, from the coding sequence ATGGCCGGCAAACTCCTAACGCAGCGGCTCGTGGCGGACGAGGAGGGGATCGCGCGGGCAGTCGGACTGTTGCGTGGCGGAGGGATCGTCGCCCTCCCTACCGAGACGGTTTACGGCCTCGCTGCCCGGGCAGATAGCGCGAATGCCGTAGCGCGGATCTTCGCCGCAAAAGGACGGCCTAGCTTCAACCCGCTGATTGTCCATCTTGCAGGCCTGGCCGAGGCAGAGCGCTACGCCGAGCTTCCGTCGGTGGCGCGTGCCCTGGCAGCGGCGCATTGGCCCGGACCCCTAACTCTGGTGCTGCCGCGCCGCCCCGGCGTCGCTCTCGCCCCCGCCATCAGCGCCGGTCTGCCGACGATCGCGCTGCGGTCTCCGGCTCATCCGATTATGCGCGCTGTGCTCAAGGCGCTCGGCCTGCCCCTGGCGGCGCCTAGCGCCAATGCGAGCGGCTCCGTCAGCCCCACCAGCGCCGCGCATGTCCTTTCCACGCTCGATGGACGGATCGATGCGGTTCTCGATGCCGGCCCATGCAGCGGCGGGCTAGAATCCACGATTGTGGCAGTGCGGAGCGACGGGCGAACCGAGCAGCTTCGCCCAGGACCGATCGAGGTCGGCGCTATAAACGATCTGGCGGCAACGATCGAAGCGCCCGGGCAACTCGCCCGCCATTACGCGCCCGGCAAACCGGTGCGCCTCTTTGCAGTCGCGCGTGAAGCGGGCGAGTTCTTGATCGGCTTCGGTATGGTCGGGGGAGATGTTACGCTGTCTGCCAGCGGCGATCTATCTGAAGCGGCGGCGCGGCTCTATGATTGCCTGCATCGGGGCGCCGCCGCGCCCCAGCCGCGCATCGCGGTAGCGCCGGTGCCGGATCAGGGACTTGGCCGCGCGATCAACGACCGGCTGCGCCGCGCCGCTACGCACGAAGGGCGCTGA
- a CDS encoding sulfite exporter TauE/SafE family protein has product MLATLAGAVGGAMNALAGGGTFVTLPTLIGLGLPANIANATSNVALLPGAAASAWSFRNELRPVAGIAAGLLAVITFFCGLLGSLLLVVTPTQTFDVIVPWLLLFAFLVMLFARPATRWLHARVVIGRGSLLTVQGLLGVYGGYFGGGVGLITTALYGLLAQMHPRELFAIRTAMLATANLAAAFVFAAYGMVWWWSCVPMLLGAIGGGWLGASLGKRLSPRTVRIWTLLVTGATTVAFFYRAYGP; this is encoded by the coding sequence GTGCTGGCGACGCTCGCCGGGGCGGTCGGCGGAGCCATGAACGCGCTGGCGGGCGGGGGGACCTTTGTAACGCTGCCTACGCTGATCGGTCTGGGCCTGCCCGCCAATATTGCCAATGCGACTTCGAACGTGGCGCTGCTTCCCGGCGCGGCCGCCAGTGCCTGGAGCTTTCGCAACGAGCTACGCCCGGTTGCGGGCATCGCGGCGGGCTTGCTTGCGGTCATCACCTTTTTCTGCGGTCTTTTGGGCAGTCTGCTGCTGGTCGTTACACCCACCCAGACGTTCGACGTGATCGTGCCTTGGCTTCTGCTGTTCGCCTTTCTGGTCATGCTCTTCGCGCGCCCGGCCACTCGATGGCTCCACGCCCGAGTGGTGATCGGACGCGGCAGCCTGCTTACCGTCCAGGGGCTCCTTGGAGTCTACGGCGGTTATTTCGGCGGCGGGGTCGGTCTCATCACCACGGCGCTCTACGGTCTTCTCGCGCAGATGCACCCGCGGGAGCTTTTTGCGATCCGCACCGCCATGCTGGCGACCGCGAACCTTGCAGCGGCGTTCGTCTTCGCCGCTTACGGCATGGTCTGGTGGTGGTCTTGCGTGCCAATGCTCCTGGGTGCGATCGGGGGCGGCTGGCTGGGCGCGAGCCTTGGCAAGCGGCTGTCCCCTCGCACGGTCCGGATCTGGACGCTTTTAGTGACGGGAGCGACGACCGTGGCCTTCTTCTACCGCGCCTACGGACCTTAA
- a CDS encoding head GIN domain-containing protein, translating to MNFSIADDEGVRLAELDTSGPAPTRLVLAGPDKVTVREGAVLDIDVAGDPAAVDALRFNLKDGALAIMRANRSKAKGTARVTVTMPATREIVLAGSGDIEASTLSGDAGVDIAGSGRVAIGRVAAQKLDVNVMGSGTLAATGSADRLDLNVAGSGTLAGRGLKVERAEVNIAGSGTGEFASDGKVEASIAGSGDVVVHGRASCTINAVGSGTLRCRDDGPAAATAAR from the coding sequence ATGAACTTCAGCATCGCCGATGATGAGGGCGTGCGGCTGGCCGAGCTCGACACGTCGGGGCCCGCCCCGACCCGTCTCGTCCTCGCCGGTCCCGACAAAGTGACGGTGCGCGAAGGTGCGGTGCTCGACATCGACGTCGCGGGCGATCCCGCCGCGGTAGATGCGTTGCGCTTCAATCTGAAGGATGGCGCGCTTGCGATCATGCGGGCGAACCGATCGAAGGCGAAAGGGACGGCTCGCGTGACGGTCACAATGCCGGCAACGCGGGAAATCGTGCTCGCGGGCTCGGGCGATATCGAAGCCTCGACGCTGAGCGGCGATGCAGGAGTGGATATCGCCGGCTCAGGTCGCGTCGCCATAGGACGCGTTGCCGCGCAAAAGCTGGACGTGAACGTGATGGGGTCCGGTACGCTCGCTGCCACCGGCAGTGCCGACCGGCTCGACCTTAACGTGGCGGGCAGCGGCACTCTCGCCGGGCGCGGCTTGAAGGTTGAGCGCGCCGAAGTGAATATTGCCGGCTCGGGCACTGGCGAGTTTGCTTCCGACGGCAAGGTTGAGGCGAGCATAGCCGGCTCGGGCGACGTCGTGGTGCATGGCCGCGCCAGCTGCACGATCAATGCGGTGGGTTCAGGCACTTTGCGCTGCCGCGACGACGGTCCGGCCGCCGCGACCGCTGCGCGCTAG